One window of the Lactococcus lactis genome contains the following:
- the rimI gene encoding ribosomal protein S18-alanine N-acetyltransferase, which yields MKKLKTLLTTTFKGFSGKKFNPRRYLEMADIELEHDREGVHYRLADRVDIVALLAIERDVYNGDIPWTFSHFEHEIVKNDEAFFIVAEISGSVIGFIGTRINHHGQDAHITNLAVFKAFQGQQIASTLIEQLIVLMSALGKNEMTLEVRRDNTKAQGLYRRQGFVTDKLLPEYYEDGADAIWMIKKLKK from the coding sequence ATGAAAAAGCTGAAAACACTCCTGACGACTACGTTCAAAGGGTTTAGTGGAAAAAAATTTAATCCTCGTCGTTATTTAGAAATGGCTGACATTGAACTTGAACATGACCGAGAAGGTGTTCACTATCGATTGGCAGACAGAGTTGATATTGTTGCTTTGCTTGCGATTGAACGAGATGTTTACAATGGAGATATTCCATGGACCTTCTCTCATTTTGAACATGAAATTGTCAAAAATGATGAAGCCTTTTTCATTGTGGCCGAAATTTCTGGCAGTGTCATTGGTTTTATTGGAACTAGAATCAATCACCATGGTCAAGATGCACATATCACTAATCTCGCAGTGTTTAAAGCCTTTCAAGGACAACAAATTGCCTCAACTTTGATTGAACAACTGATTGTATTGATGAGCGCACTCGGAAAAAATGAGATGACTTTGGAAGTCCGTCGTGACAATACTAAAGCACAAGGACTTTATCGTAGGCAAGGTTTTGTCACTGACAAATTATTGCCAGAGTACTATGAAGACGGTGCTGATGCCATTTGGATGATTAAGAAATTGAAAAAATGA
- the rimI gene encoding ribosomal protein S18-alanine N-acetyltransferase: protein MKLKHLSYFEEKLEDKKYFPTIENLSAQIYELLSLAYEESPWTRAYILADIINENSDYFFLEEEGQIVGLLAISTIMDELEITNIAIHPDFQGQGLASFLLTEVSTFSGTLFLEVRKSNLAAQKCYEKFGFKIYHTRKNYYDKPLEDALLMRKEQFYK, encoded by the coding sequence ATGAAACTAAAACATCTCTCTTACTTTGAAGAAAAATTAGAAGATAAAAAATATTTTCCAACCATAGAAAACCTATCAGCTCAGATTTATGAACTTTTGTCACTTGCTTACGAAGAATCACCGTGGACACGAGCTTACATTTTAGCTGATATAATCAATGAAAATTCCGATTATTTCTTCCTAGAAGAAGAGGGGCAAATTGTTGGTCTTTTAGCAATTTCAACAATAATGGATGAATTAGAAATTACAAATATCGCTATTCATCCTGATTTTCAGGGGCAAGGACTAGCGAGTTTTTTACTGACAGAAGTGTCAACATTTAGTGGGACTTTATTTTTGGAAGTTCGGAAGTCCAATCTTGCCGCTCAAAAATGTTATGAAAAATTTGGTTTTAAGATTTATCATACAAGAAAAAATTATTATGACAAACCTCTTGAAGATGCTTTGTTAATGAGAAAAGAGCAATTTTACAAATGA